A single window of Rhodamnia argentea isolate NSW1041297 chromosome 5, ASM2092103v1, whole genome shotgun sequence DNA harbors:
- the LOC115743765 gene encoding uncharacterized protein LOC115743765: MEAPMKHISVLVIFAILAISGFQTVYGAGECGKSSTPDREAFKLAPCMSAAQDETAPVSRNCCAQVKRIGRNPSCLCAAMLSNTAKIAGIKPEVAVTIPKRCNLSDRPAGYKCGGYTVP; the protein is encoded by the coding sequence ATGGAAGCTCCAATGAAGCACATTAGTGTTCTggtcatttttgcaattttggcCATTTCAGGTTTCCAGACTGTCTATGGGGCGGGTGAATGTGGCAAGTCTTCAACACCCGATAGGGAGGCTTTTAAGCTGGCCCCTTGCATGTCTGCGGCACAGGATGAGACCGCACCTGTGTCAAGAAACTGCTGTGCTCAGGTGAAGAGAATAGGGCGGAACCCAAGCTGCCTATGCGCTGCCATGCTGTCAAACACTGCGAAAATTGCAGGAATTAAGCCTGAAGTTGCCGTCACCATTCCAAAACGCTGCAACCTTTCTGATCGCCCCGCTGGGTACAAGTGTGGAG